One window from the genome of Ananas comosus cultivar F153 linkage group 13, ASM154086v1, whole genome shotgun sequence encodes:
- the LOC109719655 gene encoding protein FAM133-like: MDKKNSNQGMQTQERERRERSPSPFPTSSSSSSSSTYSCSKEKLGGGEEEAKKDKDDQHGDYDGDNKEEMGTSCSTSSTKEEVKKDKDERQDVGDSMQERSPPSSSYSCSMKEDAVAVASRGKEEENEGEKEEDAAKKDKDGQHVVVVVVDDDDEGYHTPTSPRHRIQTRPDIPPPAPKRSRVLVLEKEDTGRSRRCRPIKLEF; encoded by the coding sequence ATGGATAAGAAGAATAGCAACCAAGGAATGCAAacccaagagagagaaaggagagaaagaagccCCTCCCCATTTcctacctcttcttcttcctcatcttcatctaCTTATTCTTGTTCCAAAGAGAAAttaggaggaggagaagaagaggcaAAGAAGGATAAAGATGACCAACATGGTGATTATGATGGTGATAACAAGGAAGAGATGGGAACTTCTTGTTCTACGTCGAGTACGAAGGAAGAAGTAAAGAAGGATAAAGATGAACGACAAGATGTCGGCGATAGCATGCAAGAAAGAAGCCCTCCCTCCTCTTCTTATTCTTGTTCTATGAAGGAGGATGCTGTCGCAGTCGCTTCGAGagggaaagaggaagagaatgagggtgagaaaGAAGAGGATGCAGCAAAGAAGGATAAAGATGGCCaacatgttgttgttgttgttgttgatgatgatgatgaagggTACCACACGCCAACATCGCCGAGGCACCGAATTCAGACGCGTCCCGATATCCCGCCTCCAGCACCGAAGAGGAGTAGAGTTTTGGTCCTGGAGAAGGAGGATACTGGTCGTTCTCGACGTTGCCGTCCTATAAAGTTAGAATTTTAG
- the LOC109719656 gene encoding E3 ubiquitin-protein ligase XB3-like has translation MRSSVASALTKHAPLKSETGHQMCTYCMLSLCCHSKPNPVTSHLSAPSCPFCRILTTQLVVANVKNNAEGDKNLRARISKRTRKLNEGSSSLKGLSSAISLFGRINGRGKLKVDDSGCSVTDKL, from the coding sequence ATGCGGAGCTCTGTTGCATCTGCTTTGACCAAGCATGCACCATTGAAGTCCGAGACTGGTCACCAAATGTGCACTTACTGCATGCTCTCCCTTTGCTGCCACAGCAAGCCCAATCCCGTGACATCACACTTATCCGCACCATCCTGCCCCTTCTGCCGGATCCTTACAACCCAGTTGGTGGTGGCCAATGTTAAAAATAATGCGGAGGGAGACAAGAACTTAAGGGCAAGGATATCGAAGAGGACTCGGAAATTAAATGAAGGGAGTAGCAGCTTGAAAGGCTTGTCTTCGGCCATAAGCTTATTTGGGAGGATCAACGGGCGTGGTAAGTTGAAGGTTGATGATAGTGGTTGCAGTGTCACGGACAAGCTTTGA